The Impatiens glandulifera chromosome 8, dImpGla2.1, whole genome shotgun sequence genome includes a window with the following:
- the LOC124912473 gene encoding uncharacterized protein LOC124912473, whose product MGFLSWWAEGNKEAPSSSSSPEAKPPQKSDSTVKGHAEVPGMNGAVEVLRTPPLMPADVTVFEFGSVSASTDKVTLAGYCPITDDLDPCRWEILPADCEEAPQFRIVF is encoded by the coding sequence ATGGGGTTTCTATCTTGGTGGGCAGAAGGCAATAAGGAGGCTCCTTCTTCCTCATCCTCACCGGAAGCCAAACCACCACAAAAGTCTGATTCAACTGTCAAGGGACATGCCGAGGTGCCTGGCATGAACGGCGCCGTTGAGGTCCTGCGTACTCCTCCACTTATGCCGGCCGATGTTACGGTTTTCGAATTCGGATCCGTCTCCGCATCGACTGACAAGGTCACGCTCGCTGGATATTGTCCTATCACCGACGACCTCGATCCCTGCCGGTGGGAGATTTTACCCGCAGACTGTGAAGAGGCTCCTCAGTTTAGGATTGTTTTCTGA